The DNA window CTTGACAAACCTGTATTCATTTAACAATAAAAGTTAAAAGACAGACTTTGAGGGCTTGAGACTCTACAAAGAAACCATTAAAACTCTTAGCATGTGTGGTATTAACATTCCTAGCTGGTGTTAATTTGCTGGCTGAAACAATCTCAAATCAGAAAGCAGCCTGGCAGTTCTGTTTAAAACATGGCAGTGTAAGCTTCCTCCCTTCCACAGGGACTGCATGACTGACTTAAAtgcaaactttttaaaagtccTTCTGAACATGCGTTAAGATAATTCTGAAAGGTTAAGAAGCCAAGAGGGATggtgttatttattttccttaattttgcATGGGACAGCATCAGCTGTATTGTACCAAAAGCAGTTGTGTCCACACAAGAACTGCCTGCAGTGAATTCCTTTGGCTGTGACCCACAAGCTGCAGAGTAGGAGCACCAGGAATTCTGCACAACCAGGAATCTCCAGGAGTCAAAGCAGCAGTACAATTTTCCTCAACAGTGTCTGAATTGTTACAGATTACATGGAGAGTAATgctcaaaattaaaatactctCTTACAACATACCTGCCTCAGCTCTGTTGTTGGACCTTTTCCTACATCCAAGGCTACTTTAACAGGTGCTAAGCAAGGATGAAGCTTAAGTACCTAATAAATTTACAAAAACCAAGAGATTACCAAATGTATTTATCATGCAATTCTAAACAGAACTAGgaaatagcaatttttttaaaattaaggttctaaacacacaaaaatgttCTCACAGCACAAAATCCTGAAATAGAAGCAAGTTGTATTTTATGCAACAAGCACACAGCCAGCTACGTTCACATGGCAGAAATTACTCTATTTTGGCCATGCTTGAATTTACCATATTCTCTAAGGAGATTGGATTTAATTTCTCATGTTGTCTACATGAAGTTACCTTTCTCTgtgaatttttctttgctgttaaTGGATTCTCAGCTAGCTGTAGAGAATCAAAGAGATATGCTAACACTCCTCGGTCCAGATTCCCATTCACAGACAGAACATGAGGGATGACATTCTTCCTTCCATCTCGgccctgaagagaaaaaaaatgtaggaaaacaTAAAGGATTGTCCCCAAAAGCTTTTTGCTTGCTTTAAATGTGTAATGAAACACTGAGCTCAAGCActcattacatttaaaatacagagatttGTTTAAAACATTGCCAGGATCTTAGCAGTGTATGTGTAACCAGGTAAGACTGTAACAGTGGGGAAGGCAAGTCAGGGCAGGATGGGATTAGTTTCTTGCTCTGCCACTTTGATCATAAATTTAAATCTATGCCAAATACAGTTGAagctctgcattttcttttggaGGTTTGTAGATTACTTTCAAGTGACCATGAATCCCCACATTCTGAGAAATCCCTATGTAACCCAGTTTTGTAGAAATAAACTGTAAAAGCAGGAAAGACGGACTGTCATGAGAAGGAGAAGGTTGCAATTTTCTGGTAAAATACAGTTACTCTTTTTTGTTACTCTGTACAGCCTAACTCCAAACATTGCCATTTATTAGAGGTTTGTCTCTCTTCAACATATTCAGTGAAGTTTCCCTCTTGTCCATCCCCCCTTTTTCTATAAAGCCATTTTTATAACCCATTAATCTACAAAAACTTCTATATACATGAAAGTGAACAAgttacagcaagaaaaaaaaacaaacctcacaTTTACAAGCTCTTTTTGATGCAAACTGAACAGTGCAAAACATAGTCTGAGTTTGTGTTTACATCTAGTCACACATACAGGTAAAGGTTATGCCACTGACAGCTGCCTTGTCAACAGAGCTCATTTCTAATTTTGAATAATTccttggtaaaaaaaaaaagcaccaaacagTATTTTATCAGCTTTTGAAAATGAAGGTCTGACTGCAGAGTATCAACTGTACTACTTTTGCAGTAAATGAATAAAAAGCCAGCTAAGCAACTGGATCAACACAGAAACCATTTCTCTCACACACTACCATCTTTATCAGGAATGATGTTTAATGCAACAAAGCTTACAAGTAATTTTGATCTCTCTCCTGGATACATCTGTAACAGTTCAGTATCACCAAGGTTCTTCAGTGTTTCTATTGTTTCTGTCCCCCAAGGAAAGCTGTAATGTAACTTAAATCCTCTTCTGCCTTCTTCATCCTGAAAGTCACTGCTGCTGAAGTTAGACGGGCCTACAGCAAACTGAAAATAAGAGGAGTAAGAGGTGATCATTACTGTGAATCCCACAGTAACTACAAAAAACAAGTCTGCAATGCAAACTGAAGTCTGATTTTCAGCAAAAGGTTTTTTGTAAGTTAAAGCCCAAATCTCTTGGTTGTTTTATGGAATTTTCATCTCGCACCACtgacaaacacaaaacacatttgCCTTTCTGCAAGTTATAAACCACTTATTGAGTTTGTCATCCAGTTCAGTAGATTCTCAATTTCCATGAGAGATTTCAGTGCCTAGAACAGGCCAGTAATGTAAGGCCATAAAACCAACCAGGCTTTATTCTCTCCCCTGAGACATAAAGGAGCAGGCCAAGATTCCCCCAGGATTTGCTGCTTTACCTTTCTCCACCACTGGAGCCTCTGGCGTAGCCAGTAATCGAGCCACTGTCCTGCAGTTCTGGGAGAACTAAACCATGCAAGCAATGACGTGGTCCTCTCGCCTATTCTTTAAACAACAGCAAGGGCAGCAAGTTAACACCTTGGGAAATGACAGGGGAAAAGCAAGAAACAGCATtcaaaaataatccaaaagtGAAACAGTAGGTATGAAAAGGTATTAAGGTATGATTAGATATAAACTCCTCTATTACTCTACCTTGTACagtttttgttgtgttgttcGTTTCCTGGAACAGAATGTTCACTTTCTGGAACAGAATGAAAGCACACTCCAATCTGAGCAAGGCCACAGGGCAGTCTTCTGTTCACCAGCTCTAAGCAGCTGACGTATTGTGCCAGAACACCTACAGAAGACAAAGCCCTGCTTTTAGTGGCCACAGGGAAGTTTTTGATGTTTTAACTCTACCAAGAACAAATGAAGCACATATTATACACGTGCTGTTCGTACATGCAGTTCCACTATCTTTACTAGCACTGATGCTTTGCACACATGGGCTCAGCAGGGGGTTCCTCTGGGCACGTTGATTTTAATGTGCTTTTCCCCAAATTACAGGGAGCACATCCACTGCCCACTTTGTGCTGGTCGGGTCCTTGAAAACCACACAAATTCACAGTCTACAGAAGGAACATTCCTGGCGCACCAACGCAGCTGGAAAAATCCCTTAAGTGCAGCTGCTTCGCTCCCAGCAATTAACTCGTGCGCAGGGTGCAGGCTGAGGGGAGCGCCCGGGACCTACCGGGCAGGAGGCTCTCCCGCAGCACCcccgcagcccccagcactTCTTCCAGGCCCGGGCCGCCAGGGCTCTGCCCGCAGCCCTGGAGGGCTCCGCGCAGCGTCTCCGGGTGCAGCAGCCGCAGCCCCTGCGCGTCGCTCGGAGCGCCGGGCGGGCCGTGCAGCGCGGCGTCCACGGGGAACACCTGCTCCCGCACGGGCAGCGCCGAGTCCCACCACTGCGCCGCCAGGTTAGCGCGCAGCGCCGCGCCCAGCGGCCCGAAGCCGGGGTGGCGGCCGCTCAGGTAGGCGCTCCAGGGCagcggccccgcgccgccccgtaggaagcgccgccgccagcacacctccagcagctccgccccgcccgccgcctcGGCAGCACCGCCGCCCTCCGAGTACGGCCGCGCCGAGCACCCGGCCGGCTCCGCCCGCTCCGGGACTCGCCGCCGCCTCGGCTGTCCCAGGGCGGCGCGGCCGCACCAGCGGCAGCCTTGGCGGGAGCCCAGCGCCATCTTGCCGCTCCCTCAccgcggggctggcagggggagcgggggggaagTGGAGGCAGCCATTGCGCACGCGCAGCGCCCTGCGCGGGAAGCGGGCAGGAGGGGCGCGCACCCACGGCTGCCGCGCATGCGCAGCGCGAcacccgcggccccgccgggaGCGCGGGCCGAAGGTCAGGGACCGTCCGAGGTGAATTTTCTGTCCCCAGGGTGAATCTTCTCACCTTTTGTAAACGTAGTGATGCCGTCAGATAACTTCTGCTAAAGGAATTGACGGCTTGGAGCTGaattttcttgccttttgtAAATATAACTAATACTGTTGCTTAATAGCAATAGAAGTTGCTTAATAAAAGAACTTGCTTCAAGCATTGGGAAAGATCACATCACAAAATAAACATTCAGTGGGTAGGTAGAGAATGTGcattaggtaaaaaaaaaaatgtaactttttgCTCGGTGGTGTGTTTGATACGTGGAATCAACATTGAGCCCCTCGCAGAACAATGTCTCTTTTATAAACCAACATCGGCAGCAAGGCCGCCGTGCCAGGGGTCGCACCCGGCCTgcccctgtggggctgggagggggcgGTGGGACCGAGCCTGCCCTCGCCAGCTGCACGGCGACATTCCTGGGGAACAGCCCCTCTGGGAACAGCCCCTCCGGAATCCATCGGGCACGGCAGCACGGCCGAGCacacagaggcagcaggcagagctcggGCGGAGGCGGCACCGCGGAGCCGCTGCCAAGAGCGCGGGCGAGGCCTCCCCGCTCGGGGCGGCGCTGGCGGAGCGCAGGCGGCGCAGTGGAAATTTCCACCCTCGctactgcagagctgggggcgCTGTGCAGAGGCGGGGCCGAGGCAGGAACCATTCCGCGAGCCgcaggaggaaaggctggggctgggataaTCCCCGCGCCGCTCcgggcagcacagccccctccccgcgcccgccgctgcAGAGTTAGTAGGGCACTGGGTCAGCGGCAGGAGCTGCTACTCCCGCCTGCACAAGCATTTGCCATGAGTAACACTGGCAGTAACATCAAAGCTGCTTAGTAGAGCTCCTCTCTTTTCTCTATGTGCAAATGTTGTATTTTCCCCCTTAGGAAACACTGCTCCACGCCAAGGGTCGTTTGGAAAGAGTGTAAAATACACAGAGGAAATCTCTTTCCACGGTTTAGGTTTTGTACTGCTGTTAAAGACTCTCATCTCTCAATTTCAATTCACAAgctgtaaatgtatttttttaatactaaaaaaaaaaaaaaaaaaaatcacctttaaaaaagcagcttttctatGAATTTTGTTTCAGGCAACTGACCTGGAAACTTAGGCATTAAGTCATACTTCAGTGGTAAGTAATCTACTTCCTTGTTTTTCACCCCTGGTGACACTGAACACTgttccaaaacaaataaacgagaaaaaaaaaaatctctactccctcccccaaaaaaccccaaaccaaaatacATTGCCACCTGCCGTTTTAGACCGCAGTGGGGTAGTTCCAAGCCTCCAGCTGGAGTTCTCAGAACAGGAGTGAAGGATCACAAAATACTGTCAAGTGACAGAACCTcacagaaaaggaggaaataattAAGAGGTAGATTAGGCTGCATTAGAGAACATCACAAGCTGAGCCTCAGAGGGAAGCAGTAATCAAGGACTGAGCACAGACTAAGCAAAAagatcttaaaaaaacaaacttaacTCAGgttcaaaataacaaaaagaatgTTGTAGATTCAACCTTAAACACACTAAATGTTGTTGAACTTAAAACTCATCACTGTTACTGATAAACAAGAGGGAGAACTGGAAGTTAGCATTAACTGGAATTTTAATACACTGTGCTTGAAAGCATTAAGCACTTTAACCCTAGGATCAAATACTATTCCAGTTCTGCTCAAGGAAATGCTGTTGCTTTACTCAGCATGGGCAGTGCTTGGAGATTAGAGAGAGTCATTTGCACATATTACaagtccttaaaaaaaaaaaaaaatcaaacaaaaccatgAGGTATCTTCATGGATCAACAGCCCAACTCCCTCCCACCACACTTCCATAAAGAAATCACTGCTCAATACCAGTTTAAGTATAATTTGAAGTTTTAATACTAAGATCTTCCCGTTTCTCTGAAGCTCAGAAGCCTGCATGCTAACTCACAACGCCTGGCAGCTGTGGGTACACAACACTCAAGCCTGGTCTGCACATATGCTCGTGTGAAGGCGACGGTTACGGTGCTGCAGAAGCTTCCTACGCTTGTAGCAGCTTGTTAGCAACACCACTACAGAGTTTTGATCTTTTCCAAGAACTGGCCCTACGCTAGTGAGACAAGGAAGAACACTGTTTCCAAATACTTTCTTAGAAGCcagctttaattttcttccccatCGAAGCAGAGCCTGCCATGCTAAGCAATCTAGCCCAATCAAGGCAAGGCTGGTATTTGTATAAGCTTAAATGTTTAATCAAACACAGTTGAGAAACCTTTCTagaatttaatataaaaacatttgACATTTCGTTAATGTAAAGTTGTGCACATGTTGAGAAAATTgtcatctgaaagaaaaatcgGTCTTCAAATATCTTTATTGGAAGGCCATGCACTGCCTTCTGTTACTGTATTTCAAATCACTGTACATTTACTTTGAAAACACTGTCTGCATTTTCTAGtacaaaaaactaaaaattgtTTCAGGAATGTAGAGAAATATTCAACTTAAATAGCGAAAAAGTGCACCATAATTACTGCTGCACTGCAgtcatttctgcatttcccatttcttaAATAACTATCCTGTTTTGATAACACACAATATAAAGAGCAATTATGAAAAACTGAGACATTTAAATACACTAAGTTATTGAGAATAACTTGTGGGCATGGGGTAACCTATCATAGGAGCAGCACCAGTGGCAGGGTAGGCATACTGCTGCTGGTTCATGCCATTGTGCATGTTGGCAATGTTACTGCCGTACTGCTGCTCGTAGCCGTTCTGGTACGCTCCTGCAGGGTTACCGCCGGCCCTGAAGCCGGCCTGCATGCCTGCAGCTGCAAAGCCATTCCCAAAGGGAGTTCCATTGCTGAAACTCTGGGCGCTGTAAGCCCCGTTTTGGGTTTTTGCTCCGAAGTCTCTCTTGCCTAGCGCACCATAGGTTCTCTCAAAGTTCTCCCTCTCTCTAAAACTACTAAATCCACCCCTTTTGCCCGCAGAGTATCTGTCACGTCGGTCACCTCGGGAACGACCTAGTGAGAGAGACAAGACAGTTATGTGTATTATAAAGGCTCTTCAATTCAGCTAAGcaccatttattttctgtcccaGCAATTCAAACCTACTGTAAAAGCTTCCCAGGTGCTTGCTGGACTCCAGATAAATAAAGCTGTCTCACTTTTGAGGAGTCATACACTCTCCCCATTAACACAAGTCATGGCATCAAGGTAAAAAGTGACTTTTAACTTGCCAGGAGGACACTTGGGTCCATCTCTTTTTCCAGGCCATAGGAGACAAAGCCACAACACTGAGTCCATGAGTGTTTTATTTCAGGGCCAGTAAGAAGTGCCTCTTTGACCTGCCCAGCCATGGGTGCACCATagcacaggctgggagcatTTGGGTgctgttttttggctttttttgttaaCACCTTCTGAGGTCACAATTACTGGTAACTAAACCACCttccacatttattttgaagagaAGTTGGAGGTGGAATCAGAAGTTTCCATTTTGCTCTGAAAGCTATACACCGAGATCAAGAACAGCCCTTACCTGAACCTCTGTCTTCAATCAGCTGAAGCAATTTGGGGTTGATGGCTTGATTAGCCTCCCGAAGCACAGAGATGAGGTCATTTACTTGCTTAATATTGTTAGGAGTAAAGAATGTGTATGCTGTGCCTGTTTTGGTACTGCGGGCAGTTCGTCCAATTCGGTGGATATAGTCCTCTGAGGAGTTAGGGTAGTCATAATTGATGACAAATTTCACATCTTCCACATCTGTAAAGTGTTGCAGTGTGGCAAAAAACGAGGTACAAAGTTTTGCACACCACAACAGCCAAATCGAAGATAAACATTAGACAAGAGTATTTTAAAGGGAATAATGGCTGCAAAGAACAATGTTAGAATCATCCATTTCTGCAAGAGTAttgtggaagagaaaaaaagttacGCACACTCCGTCTGATCCCGTTCTCATCACCCACCCTGTGATCCAAAACCTTACCATAAGGAGTGTGCATTTGCTTGTCATTCCCAACTCAAGTGTCCCCTTTACAAATCATCAAGTGACATCTGAAAGCTTCTTGCAGTAGGGCCACTAAAGCTCACAGCAGCCTCTTCATGTGCTCATTTGAGGACCTTAGAGTAAAAACATACAAGGTCCTTCACATACACACTCATTAGAAGCTCAGAAAAAAAGGGGCCACACTGCTCGTCTTGCCAAGACCTTTGAACCGCAGCTGCAAGAAAAACATACCTGTCCCCCCAAAGTCACCAAGTTGTTTTTATGCACTGTGTCTCGTCTAGGCAAGCGCTTCCAAGAAGCCAGGGTTCACTTGAGAATGTGTCTCTCTCTGGCAGGTCTCGACATGACGACTATGTATAGGTGGAGGAACTTCGACTTTCAAAGGCATTGAAAAGCCATATTGCTTTCCTGCCCCACTTGTTAAAGTGAGAGGTGGACTTTTATTCTCAGATTTCATGTGCCAGTACTCACCAATTTGTACAAGGCTTAGTGCATTTTAAAGCTGCTCTCTCCATTTCATGgttgaaaaaaatttctttgaacattgaagtttaaaattatgttcttcAACATTTCAAAAAAACTCACTGAAATTCAAAGACCCACAGATCACAGCAGACAGTATGCACAAAACTAACAGTACTGCACCATGGCAAATCATGCAAAGCATGGAGAGAAGAGAAATACCAGGGCAAAGTGAACTGTGAATGAAACTGCTTATTTCATGAGAGAACAGTTTATGGGGTAGTAGTTTAAAGGATGATCTTTGCCTTTTGAAGATTACTGGCACACAATGCTCTCAAGCTTTCACCTCTCTATTTGACTGGAAGCAGCCAGCCGATCATTTCCACTAGTCCTCCATCCCCCTCGAGTCCTCCGATTGTCATGCCTAGGCCTTGCCACAAAGACTGCACCTTTATGTGAAGAAAACTTAGAAAAATGCAGAGGTTAAAGAAAGCAATAGACTTTCTTTAAAAGCTTTGGGCAACTGGCATTACAGAGTTTTACTAACCTAGACCTCTGGATGCAACATCTGTAGCAATCAGGATTGGTGCTTTTCCATGTTTGAATTCTGTAACACAAGAAGTAAATAAGTTTTTTCCTGAAGTAGCACATGTCAGATGTTTGCAGAAATTGCTGCAACACTCACCATTTAGAACCCAGTCCCGCTCCTGCTGACTTTTATCACCGTGAATACCCATCGCTGGCcacctgaaaacacagaaagaactCAACTGACCCAAGAACACTCCTTCAGTGGTTTCATTAGTCTAAGACTGGGCTACTGGCAAATTCCAGTCTGGTCATTTTAACTGACAGCTGGTGTCTGAACAGTTTTGATTCTTAGCTGTGGTGTCAGAGCACACTCAGACTACTGGGGTTGCTCAGTGAAGTCCCAGCTATTACTCACCCATCTCTCCTCATTTTCCTGGTAAGATCATCACAACGCCTTTTGGTTTCCACAAAAacaattgttttgttttccttctcgCTCATGATTTCTTCCATCAAACGAATAAGCCTATTATTAAGAGATTATGGTTAGAGCTTAGACTGCTTTCTACTGTAAAAGTTTAAACTGATTTCTTGCCTGAAGTTATTGTGGACTACTGTCAAAAATCCATCAAAATAAGGCATTCATTCGTTTATAGTCTGTAAAGTAAAACTGACAAAGCACAGAATGCTTTGGCCCCAAGGACTACTTACTTGTCATCTTTCTCTACATCATGACACACATCCACAATCTGAAGAATGTTGTGGTTTGCACTCAGTTCCAGTGCACCGATGTTGATGTGAACATATTCTTTCAGGAAATCTTCAGCCAGCTGCCTCACTTCCTTAGGCCATGTGGCACTCCACATAAGAGTCTGCCTGTCAGGCTGAAGGATCAGACCAAAGGAAGATCAGTACCCAGGCTTGCACTGCCCCTTGCTTTAAAAAGGGTAGTGGCAGCAGTGTATATCTGCTATAGTGATAAATGTATGAACCACTTATACTCACTCTAATCTGATCCACAATTTTTCTGATCTGGGGTTCAAATCCCATGTCAAGCATCCTGTCAGCTTCATCAAGGACAAGGTAAGTACACCTCCTGAGATTGGTCTTTCCAGCTTCTAAGAAATCTATGAGTCTTCCAGGTGTTGCAATGCAGATTTCCACACCTAAAACCAAGCAGTCCCATCAGCTGAAGCAGTTTCCACAGTGCCACAGACAGAGATGCACCAAGGCTGATCCATACCTCTTTCCAGGTCACGGATTTGTGGTCCCTTTGGAGCACCTCCATAAATACATGTGGACTTCAAACGACACGCTCTGCTGTATTCAGCAGCTACCTGCTGCACTTGTTGGGCCAGTTCACGGGTTGGTGCCAACACAAGACACTAGAAATAGGATGCCCAGCTTTTAGTTAAGATACCCATTGGAAAATCCTAGTCTGACAAATTTTGCATGTGAAGTTCAGTGCCAGATTGACTACAGTAGATTTAAGTAGCCAAACCAGCAAACCAAATTAGCTGGCATCTCAACTGCCACCAAATGTTCACCAAACATgtgaaaaacacctgaaagtCACTAGCTTCCAGGGGAAGTTTCCAAAATATAACCCAAAATTGAACAACTATCCCTGTTCTGTACTATTTTTAGGACAACCCAAACAGAGTTTATAGTATCTGCTTGGGAAACTACCCCAACAGGAACAATTTATTCACATAGAGAAACAGAATGTAGCTATGCACTCTTATGAGCATGGCCAATTAAGATTGTAAAATACAGTCACATTCCCTAGAAATTAAAATCCCCTTTCATTTAACAATACTCACAATAGGTCCATCTCCTCGCTCCAGGAATGGCTGATGATTTATATGCACAATGGCAGGCAGTAAGTACTgtttggaagaaagaaaaatctcattacAATCTTTTCCTGTAAGTGCCCACCCCACACTAGGCTGGGCCATACTGTCACTGCTGAAATTCAGCAGTATTCCAGCATCTAATCAACACTTACAGAGAGTGTTTTGCCTGATCCAGTCTGTGCCACTCCAACCATATCCAGTCCACTCAATGCAACAGGCCAACCTTGTGCTTGAATAGCAGTTGGTTCAGTGAAGTTCTGCCTCTGAATTACTTCCATAACATTTGCTGTAAGAAACAATTCAAACATAGAGATTCAGATGTTGCCCTAATGCAGCCTGAAGAACAACAAATAAGCTGGTCTTCACTTACCAGGGAAGTTTGCTTCATAAAAGTTGATAATTGGTTTTGGACAGTTATGGCCCCTAACTGTGACCTCTTTGCTCGCTCTGTACTGTTCAACTTcttgctgcaaaacaaaacatccaTCTTTGGAAATAAGCTCTGATAccaaagctgtattttaagTTACCCCATCTGTGCCTGCTGGGCCCATGACCCTGAACATGTTTGCACTTTCTGTTTACTTTTGCTCAGGCCAGATCAGGTACATACCGCAGTACGTCTAACCACATCCGGATGTTCTTGGTAGAAGTTCTTCTCAAATTTGGGCAGCTCATCCAAgttccatttcttttttgtaaGTTTCTCTCCAGGGTTTCCAAATTTCTTCCCAGAGAGAGGTCCACCTCTACTTCCTCCAAAACGAGGGGCTCCAAACCTGGGCAAAAAAGAACACTATATACAATGCAAGAGAAACACTTTGGTCTTCCAGAAGGACTTCACCACCATCTCTGCAGTCTACCCATT is part of the Catharus ustulatus isolate bCatUst1 chromosome 20, bCatUst1.pri.v2, whole genome shotgun sequence genome and encodes:
- the POLG2 gene encoding DNA polymerase subunit gamma-2, mitochondrial, translated to MALGSRQGCRWCGRAALGQPRRRRVPERAEPAGCSARPYSEGGGAAEAAGGAELLEVCWRRRFLRGGAGPLPWSAYLSGRHPGFGPLGAALRANLAAQWWDSALPVREQVFPVDAALHGPPGAPSDAQGLRLLHPETLRGALQGCGQSPGGPGLEEVLGAAGVLRESLLPGVLAQYVSCLELVNRRLPCGLAQIGVCFHSVPESEHSVPGNEQHNKNCTRIGERTTSLLAWFSSPRTAGQWLDYWLRQRLQWWRKFAVGPSNFSSSDFQDEEGRRGFKLHYSFPWGTETIETLKNLGDTELLQMYPGERSKLLGRDGRKNVIPHVLSVNGNLDRGVLAYLFDSLQLAENPLTAKKNSQRKVLKLHPCLAPVKVALDVGKGPTTELRQVCQGLFNELTENGISVWPGYLETVHMSLEHLYAKYDEMSIPFMVLISDGTLENGVVQLRSRDTTMKEMMHISRLKDFLIKYVTSAKNV
- the DDX5 gene encoding probable ATP-dependent RNA helicase DDX5, whose translation is MPGYSSDRDRGFGAPRFGGSRGGPLSGKKFGNPGEKLTKKKWNLDELPKFEKNFYQEHPDVVRRTAQEVEQYRASKEVTVRGHNCPKPIINFYEANFPANVMEVIQRQNFTEPTAIQAQGWPVALSGLDMVGVAQTGSGKTLSYLLPAIVHINHQPFLERGDGPICLVLAPTRELAQQVQQVAAEYSRACRLKSTCIYGGAPKGPQIRDLERGVEICIATPGRLIDFLEAGKTNLRRCTYLVLDEADRMLDMGFEPQIRKIVDQIRPDRQTLMWSATWPKEVRQLAEDFLKEYVHINIGALELSANHNILQIVDVCHDVEKDDKLIRLMEEIMSEKENKTIVFVETKRRCDDLTRKMRRDGWPAMGIHGDKSQQERDWVLNEFKHGKAPILIATDVASRGLDVEDVKFVINYDYPNSSEDYIHRIGRTARSTKTGTAYTFFTPNNIKQVNDLISVLREANQAINPKLLQLIEDRGSGRSRGDRRDRYSAGKRGGFSSFRERENFERTYGALGKRDFGAKTQNGAYSAQSFSNGTPFGNGFAAAGMQAGFRAGGNPAGAYQNGYEQQYGSNIANMHNGMNQQQYAYPATGAAPMIGYPMPTSYSQ